The Acyrthosiphon pisum isolate AL4f unplaced genomic scaffold, pea_aphid_22Mar2018_4r6ur Scaffold_21157;HRSCAF=23182, whole genome shotgun sequence genome includes the window GATTATGGGCAAATATGGGCgaatattagttaaaatttgaGTATAAAAGATTAATGCGGATGATGTAAACGATAAGATTAATAATGTGACATGCCTAACATAACTCATAACTTACTGTTGGGATTGTCAACAGGAGactgtttaataaatttagttattattatacctgaaCCTGAGGTATTCTACAAGAGCATAGGTAATTCCAATTTTCAAGTCAAAAAAGAGAgacatctaaatatattaagacTCATGTGGCTAATGGTATCGACAATATTGCTATGTTGGacgataaacataaaaaaaataatacaaatatatttacctataatagctagtaggtatgttataataaattatcttgttAGAATCCACGCAGAATTGTTTTTGGAATGCAATAATCTAttatagaattcaaatttaacacaaaaattataatattgcagttaCCTATTAAATGAAAAAGTACACTCAatgcttaagaggacgtgataccaaAACGTGTACGCGTGCAACGACCGAGAGAACGCGCTGTTAAGTGTTTTCGTGATCCGCATGCACGCGACGTGTAAGTCACGCCCACTACTCGCCGTCGGCGGCCGGCTGTCGATTGTGCTCATTCGGAACTTCGGGAGCGACGTTCATTATTCTATGAACGTTCGTCTAAGACGTTTCGCGTTATTAAGAAATGCCgccgtattattttaaatgtccgCGCGTACCTACCCATAATCTactgattataatttaagtcaCTGCTTACCTAAATATATGTATCATTGTATAGATCGTAGATACTGTATTATAACATAGCTTGATTTGTATTTATCgaattattacttattcaattacaattaaataaaaactacaatattacctattgcCGGTTggtaatcatatattatgtcaattctTTTTGAATAGAcacatattactttttattttaaaaaaatcaaatatattggtaggtataattaattaaaactatatttataatattaaaccttacaaatgtaaatttaaaataatatatttttaatatttaattataaataccttaaacctataatatgtctaataatgttacatttattatgtaacgaaatttataaatattacattttttatatgaaaataatacttcaatgtatactaaaaatttaaacaaaattccaagtaggtaggtataaataaataataaatacttataaatataatataatattctaatatacaaatatattataggtacacaatgtGGGTCATTTGTTacccaatttattaattttcatttttttatgattgtctatattttcttttatgtgCGCAGGTTCATATATGTCACTTTTCAtcaatcttttataatattgaggGTCGATAATTTCCCGAAGTAAACATTCTTCGTAAAATCTATAGAACAAACATTTTAGCAGTTagcctaaaataataaaaccaatttaaaaatacagataattttaattttttctccaTAGTTTTACTCCAAAAAACGTcatcataatgaataatttctAAATGTGTCCATTCcggtgtataaataaaaaaataacatttatgacGTTCTGTGATGTGCATTTGGCcctgtatttgaaaataatagtgATGGTCTTTCCTTAATTGATACACACCGTTTTTTTCACTTATGTATGGGagctacaaaaatatattaagtaattagtttaattattattcgatatttaatattcacaCAATTTCCAAGGCAAATATTCATACAAActgttaatttgtattttgtacttagcaattagtatattataccaacaacaattatttttaaagtctttTACCTTTTTTTCTTGTAAAGCTTGCTCCAAAGTGTCACTGTCTTTTACCGAATAAGGACATTTTATTTCGGTAATTGAGTTGCTCCCAATTAAAccatctataataatagtatattgatacataaaaaaaacatatttttattgNNNNNNNNNNNNNNNNNNNNNNNNNNNNNNNNNNNNNNNNNNNNNNNNNNATGAAGATGAAGGaggtacacaaaaataataacttaggaACTTTACTACATATGCTTCAAGTGTGTCATAAAGCagggttaaaaatgtttttccatGCCTTTATGACGCCTTACATATTGCATGTACATTACCTGTTGCAAGTACGACGCCTGAAAGAACTTTTTCTaagttaaaaatagttaaaaatagatTAAGGACAACAATATCACAGGATCGCttagaacaattattaataatgtcatGTGAATCAGATATAGAGATTGATAATGGTCaagttattgatatatttgCTAACTGCAGTTCAGTTTTGAAGAAACatcttatatagtttataacctataataggtactaactacttaatactataaaaatgtattttattattattatcatttaaaggaatgtttaaatttatttctgaatataaaatgtactgaattacataatatttgattagtctgcattttatttattaattattcactgttacgctatttaaaaataattgaggtgtgtgtaaaattattatttctccaAATTAACCACAACGGTAGTAACTAtagtagtggtggtggtggtaccTAGTCATATGTGATTTGAACCATAACTTGGTGGAGAGTTGGGCGCCACTGTTGTCAGTATAATAGATATAGGTTCGAATGGTTCGGTAGGTTGGAATAATTATTGCCAAGAAAAATAGcatgaattatattatgcaaggctgggcgttagtattattattattaacttacagagtacaaataattaacttttaattaactGAGTTAATTTTGCATTTAAACAAGTTAACTGTTAAGttgatttcaatttcaattattatagtattttcatatttttgtataaaatattataaatacctataataattattatgaaattacaataaaattattatcaatgccAGTTATTTTTCGCCGTCGTCGTCAGTTATATAATTAGCTGATTATAGTTGATATAATTtggctaaaattaaatttctggtaggtacctacacggctacacattttataagttaaaaataaaaaggcatattatattaacaataaatatacgtTTTGTTACTTTTTGGAACATATAAAGTACAAATAGTTCTTTACTACTGACGTACCTATACACAGTATAGAACGGATTTACGACGgttattattcaaataggttcgtggtataaatagcttaaaattaatctaaacattttgaaaattttttttgtgtaataaacaataatataaaaataatatgtatgtataataattaatattgtaccttttttgtttttctctataattattctgtttatgtatattactttaacgatcgattgttgttattattattatgtatttaattgggCCTGGcccgtttaaaacttaaataaataaataaataaatatacgaataaatgattattcgtttttgaaaacattatattcattatttaataaatagtaaaacgtAATTATTCTCGTACGTTTAGTATCTAATAGATATAGAAATTTtagatagtatataatatgtaatattaataactgtcaaattattattgaatatttaagtagtatgtaggtacctattgtacctatatatatatataaatactgtataggaattagtatttttttttagtttcactATTTTTTAAGTCTAATTGTAAACTtaatgttaacaataatatataattactaggGAGCGGATGTTTAagcatttatcatattttttaaaaacatcaaaattaatGCGGAGTAagatagaaatttgtttcatcatccaaagaattcaaatttaccatttaattttgcatatttttgcatatttgtccGATTTTTACTtgattgatcatatttttatattatgcatcatgcttttagtacatatttgaggtttttcgtaatatactaatatagtaatatcactaatatattaattattaaccattAACGGGCTCGTCACGCGTAATTAATANNNNNNNNNNNNNNNNNNNNNNNNNNNNNNNNNNNNNNNNNNNNNNNNNNNNNNNNNNNNNNNNNNNNNNNNNNNNNNNNNNNNNNNNNNNNNNNNNNNNGTTCAAAATATCCCGACGGCGGCGGGATGTATGGGTTTATTCAAGACATTTCGATTACTGTGCCTTATCGATATTGTCCcgcgacaaaaataaatataaaataccgttGTCGCCGGAGTCGGTATCGACTATCGAACAATTTCGCTAATTGCAGTTGTGTTCTacgtttctatattgtataaaattgtatatacctatttatttaaaaatgccgaAAATTAATTCCAAATCGTCgagatttcataattttgttttaaacattgacTATCCAGTGCAATGCCCAATTACTAGATATGTTTCCAAATCATTTCATGTTCACCTAGTTAGTACTTGGTTTCTATAATATCTacccatgtatattattttcagattaaCAAACAATTCACCAACAGttctttttaaagttttaattttatgaataattattttatatctatatatttttaaattgtttggagCATAAACATCCGCTccctaataattactaattagtatacaataactatacaattatttatta containing:
- the LOC107885888 gene encoding uncharacterized protein LOC107885888 translates to MYQYTIIIDGLIGSNSITEIKCPYSVKDSDTLEQALQEKKLPYISEKNGVYQLRKDHHYYFQIQGQMHITERHKCYFFIYTPEWTHLEIIHYDDVFWSKTMEKKLKLFYEECLLREIIDPQYYKRLMKISVLCHDYVVPGLRYNRITITAGFVKVSAMLGMHFECITLAFSVGEVELSRKRYSVQEYGSEIPRLATITIPIRLPGDLKQLGGIE